Within the Polaribacter pectinis genome, the region ACAAATACGATAAATAATATACTGTTTTTCATTCTAAAAAATAGCGAGCAAATATAGGAATTTCAATTTGCTTTATAAAGTTAATATTCAGTCTTTTTTGAATAACTGCTATTTTGTTCTTTTATTGTTGAAACTGCGTTAAAGATTGGTTTCATTTCTTGTGTCTTCTCCCCAGAGTAATTTACTGCGTAAGGTTTGTAAAAAAGATTGATTTTTAGGAATAATACTTTTTACTTTAAATGCAGCTTTTTTAATGTGAACTTTAGTGTTTTTAGGTACAGTAGCAATTCTTGAATCTAAAGAAATTAGAAAATCTTTTTCTCTAGAATCTACTTCTAGTTGAATAGCAGTTTCGTCTGAAATAACCATTGATCTTGCGTTTAAATTATGAGGTGCTATAGGTGTAATAACCAGGTTTTTAGAATCTGGCGAAATTACTGGTCCGTTACAGCTTAAAGAGTAGCCTGTAGAACCTGTTGGTGTTGCAATTATTAAGCCATCTGCCCAATAATTGGTTAAATATTCGTTATTTAAATTGGTTCTTACACCAATCATAGATGTTGTATTTTTTCTTGCAATTGTAACTTCGTTTAAAGCAAAATTAAGTTCAGAAAAATCGTGTGTTTTTGGTTCAGTTTCTATAGATAAAAGAGTTCTTTCTTGTATAGAATACTCACCTTCTAATATAAGTTCTACGCTTTCTTTAATTACATTTTTATTTATAGTTGCCAAGAAACCTAATCTACCTGTATTAATACCTAAAATAGGTATGTCT harbors:
- a CDS encoding NAD kinase produces the protein MKKVAVYGQSYSISAEKEIKILLEVLQENNIVVFIEKQFYDLLIKDDSLDKKYPTFSHFSDLNDSFDIMFTVGGDGTILRAVTFTRNLDIPILGINTGRLGFLATINKNVIKESVELILEGEYSIQERTLLSIETEPKTHDFSELNFALNEVTIARKNTTSMIGVRTNLNNEYLTNYWADGLIIATPTGSTGYSLSCNGPVISPDSKNLVITPIAPHNLNARSMVISDETAIQLEVDSREKDFLISLDSRIATVPKNTKVHIKKAAFKVKSIIPKNQSFLQTLRSKLLWGEDTRNETNL